One Trueperaceae bacterium genomic window carries:
- a CDS encoding flavin reductase family protein, which yields MRIELDTLDAKERHKLLNGTVVPRAIGWISTVDDAGRRNLAPFSWFTIAASTPPVLMFSVGSRDGVLKDTGRNAVATGGFVAHVAGADLVKAMNDTSVEAPEHVDEFDFAHLDATPSERVAAPRVAAAPVAFECETLHHYAIPDGGNTVVFGRVLLAHVRDDVRDAQGYVDVRALDPVARLAGLDYASLGDVFAVPRPTWPPED from the coding sequence ATGCGCATCGAGCTCGACACCCTGGACGCCAAGGAACGCCACAAACTCCTGAACGGCACCGTCGTCCCGCGCGCCATCGGTTGGATCTCCACCGTCGACGACGCCGGCCGCCGCAACCTCGCGCCGTTCTCCTGGTTCACGATCGCCGCCTCCACCCCCCCGGTCCTGATGTTCAGCGTCGGGTCGCGCGACGGCGTCCTCAAGGACACCGGCCGCAACGCCGTCGCGACCGGCGGCTTCGTCGCGCACGTCGCCGGCGCCGACCTGGTGAAGGCCATGAACGACACCAGCGTCGAAGCGCCCGAGCACGTCGACGAGTTCGACTTCGCGCACCTCGACGCCACCCCGTCGGAGCGGGTGGCCGCCCCCCGCGTCGCGGCCGCCCCGGTCGCGTTCGAGTGCGAGACGCTCCACCACTACGCCATCCCCGACGGCGGCAACACCGTCGTGTTCGGTCGCGTCCTGCTCGCGCACGTCCGCGACGACGTGCGCGACGCCCAGGGCTACGTCGACGTGCGCGCCCTCGACCCGGTCGCGCGCCTCGCCGGCCTGGACTACGCGTCGCTCGGGGACGTCTTCGCGGTCCCGCGTCCCACCTGGCCGCCGGAGGACTGA
- the mnhG gene encoding monovalent cation/H(+) antiporter subunit G: MIDVLAVALMLSGAFFVFVAALGAVRFPDLFLRMHAATKAGTLGAGLVVAAAALVFGTTAVATKALLVFVFLLLTAPVAAHVLGRAAYYDGVPLWDRTEVDALEGKYDPAILERTAGGGGEGRTD, from the coding sequence ATGATTGACGTCCTCGCCGTCGCCCTGATGCTGAGCGGCGCCTTCTTCGTGTTCGTCGCCGCCCTCGGAGCGGTGCGGTTCCCGGACCTGTTCCTGCGCATGCACGCCGCGACGAAGGCCGGCACGCTCGGTGCGGGCCTCGTGGTCGCGGCCGCCGCCCTGGTGTTCGGCACGACGGCGGTGGCGACGAAGGCGTTGCTGGTGTTCGTGTTCCTCCTGCTCACCGCCCCCGTCGCGGCGCACGTCCTGGGCCGCGCGGCGTACTACGACGGCGTCCCCCTGTGGGACCGCACCGAGGTCGACGCCCTCGAGGGCAAGTACGACCCCGCGATCCTGGAGAGGACCGCCGGCGGAGGCGGCGAGGGCCGGACCGACTGA
- a CDS encoding cation:proton antiporter: protein MMWAGETTLLTVVAGVSLTLVAVSLLLGFVRVLRGPSLPDRVLALDMIGLASVSVIVLIALMSDQPILMDAAIALALVSFLGTLAFARFIERRDRGDTDD, encoded by the coding sequence ATGATGTGGGCGGGCGAAACCACCCTCCTGACGGTCGTAGCGGGCGTGTCGCTCACGCTCGTGGCCGTCTCCCTCCTGCTTGGGTTCGTGCGGGTCCTGCGCGGCCCGAGCCTACCGGACCGGGTGTTGGCGCTCGACATGATTGGGCTCGCTTCCGTGTCGGTCATCGTGCTCATCGCCCTGATGAGCGACCAGCCGATCCTCATGGACGCCGCCATCGCCCTCGCGCTCGTCTCGTTCCTCGGGACGTTGGCGTTCGCCCGCTTCATCGAACGACGCGACCGGGGGGACACCGATGATTGA